The following proteins are co-located in the Helicobacter acinonychis genome:
- the pseI gene encoding pseudaminic acid synthase codes for MLQYPKIVAELSANHNQDLNLAKESLHAIKESGADFVKLQTYTPSCMTLNSKEDPFIIQGTLWDKENLYALYQKASTPLEWHAELFELAKKLDLGIFSSPFSSQALELLESLDCPMYKIASFEIVDLDLIEKVAHTKKPIILSSGIATHTELQDAINLCKEVNNFDITLLKCVSAYPSQLEDANLLSMVKLGEKFGVKFGLSDHTIGSLCPILATTLGASMIEKHFILNKSLQTLDSAFSMDFNEFKNMVKTIKQSVLALGEEEPKINPKTLEKQRFFARSLFVIKDIQKGETLTSDNIKALRPNLGLHPKFYKEILGQRASKFLKANTPLNADGIKRSL; via the coding sequence ATGTTACAATACCCTAAAATTGTCGCTGAATTGAGCGCTAATCATAACCAAGATTTAAATCTCGCTAAAGAAAGCCTTCATGCCATTAAGGAGAGTGGTGCGGATTTTGTGAAGCTCCAAACCTACACCCCAAGTTGCATGACTTTAAACTCCAAAGAAGATCCTTTCATCATTCAAGGCACTTTGTGGGATAAAGAAAATTTGTATGCGTTGTATCAAAAGGCTTCTACCCCCCTAGAATGGCATGCTGAATTGTTTGAGTTAGCTAAAAAGCTTGATTTAGGTATTTTTAGCTCGCCCTTTAGCTCACAAGCTTTAGAGCTTTTAGAGAGTTTGGATTGCCCTATGTATAAAATCGCTAGTTTTGAAATCGTTGATTTAGATTTGATTGAAAAGGTTGCACACACAAAAAAGCCCATTATCCTTTCTAGCGGTATCGCTACACACACTGAATTGCAAGACGCTATAAATTTGTGCAAAGAAGTGAATAATTTTGACATCACCCTTTTAAAATGCGTGAGCGCTTATCCTAGCCAATTAGAAGACGCTAATTTGTTGAGCATGGTTAAATTGGGCGAAAAGTTTGGCGTCAAATTTGGCTTGAGCGATCATACGATTGGCTCTCTTTGTCCCATTTTAGCTACCACTTTGGGAGCGAGCATGATAGAAAAGCATTTCATTTTAAACAAATCCTTACAAACCCTAGACAGCGCTTTTAGCATGGATTTTAACGAATTTAAAAACATGGTCAAAACAATCAAACAAAGTGTTTTAGCTTTAGGCGAAGAAGAGCCCAAAATCAATCCAAAGACTTTAGAGAAGCAAAGATTTTTCGCCCGCTCTTTATTTGTTATTAAGGATATTCAAAAAGGCGAAACATTGACTAGCGATAATATCAAAGCCTTACGCCCCAATCTTGGTCTACACCCTAAATTTTATAAAGAAATTTTAGGTCAAAGAGCATCAAAATTCTTGAAAGCCAACACCCCTTTAAACGCTGATGGCATAAAACGATCGCTGTAG
- the fliR gene encoding flagellar biosynthetic protein FliR, with amino-acid sequence MLDFIQELSTPHVRDFFLLFLRVSGVLSFFPFFENHLVPLSVRGALSLYVSAIFYPTLEFSNATYTPESFIIACLCELFLGVCASIFLQIVFASLVFATDSISFSMGLTMASVYDPISGAQKPIVGQALLLLAILILLDLSFHHQIILFVDHSLKAVPLGQFVFEPALAKNIVKAFSHLFIIGFSMAFPILCLVLLSDIIFGMIMKTHPQFNLLAIGFPVKIAIGFVGIILIVSAIMGRFKDEISLAFSTISKIF; translated from the coding sequence ATGCTAGATTTTATTCAAGAGCTTAGCACCCCGCATGTAAGGGATTTTTTCTTATTATTTTTAAGGGTTAGTGGGGTGCTATCTTTTTTCCCTTTTTTTGAAAACCATTTGGTGCCATTGTCAGTGCGTGGGGCTTTGAGCTTGTATGTGAGTGCGATTTTTTACCCTACTTTAGAATTTTCAAACGCCACTTACACGCCTGAGAGTTTCATCATCGCATGTTTATGTGAGCTGTTTTTAGGGGTGTGCGCGTCTATCTTTTTGCAAATCGTCTTTGCGAGTTTAGTGTTTGCAACCGATAGCATTAGCTTTTCTATGGGGCTTACCATGGCGAGCGTTTATGATCCTATTTCAGGAGCGCAAAAACCCATTGTGGGGCAAGCCCTTTTATTGCTAGCGATTTTAATTTTACTGGATTTATCTTTCCATCATCAAATCATTTTGTTTGTGGATCACAGCTTAAAAGCCGTCCCTTTAGGGCAATTTGTCTTTGAACCGGCACTAGCTAAAAACATTGTCAAAGCCTTTTCGCACTTGTTTATTATAGGGTTTTCTATGGCGTTCCCTATTTTGTGCTTGGTGCTATTGAGCGATATTATTTTTGGAATGATCATGAAAACACACCCTCAATTCAACTTGCTTGCTATTGGTTTCCCAGTTAAAATTGCGATTGGGTTTGTGGGCATTATTTTAATTGTTTCGGCTATCATGGGGCGTTTTAAAGATGAAATCAGTTTGGCGTTTAGTACGATTAGTAAAATCTTTTAA
- the efp gene encoding elongation factor P, with protein sequence MAIGMSELKKGLKIELGGVPYRIVEYQHVKPGKGAAFVRAKIKSFLDGKVIEKTFHAGDKCEEPNLVEKTMQYLYHDGDAYQFMDIESYEQIALSDSQVGEASKWMLDGMQVQVLLYNDKAISVDVPQVVALKIVETAPNFKGDTSSASKKPATLETGAVVQVPFHVLEGEIIKVNTETEEYLEKVK encoded by the coding sequence ATGGCAATTGGGATGAGTGAGCTCAAAAAGGGCTTAAAAATTGAATTAGGCGGTGTGCCTTATAGGATCGTAGAATACCAACATGTCAAGCCCGGTAAGGGTGCGGCTTTTGTGCGCGCGAAAATCAAGTCGTTTTTAGATGGTAAAGTGATTGAGAAAACTTTCCATGCGGGGGATAAGTGCGAAGAGCCTAACCTTGTGGAAAAAACGATGCAATACCTTTATCATGATGGCGATGCGTATCAATTCATGGATATAGAGAGCTATGAGCAAATCGCCTTAAGCGACTCTCAAGTAGGCGAGGCTTCTAAATGGATGTTGGATGGTATGCAAGTGCAAGTTTTATTGTATAATGACAAGGCGATTTCAGTAGATGTGCCTCAAGTTGTGGCTTTAAAGATTGTAGAAACGGCCCCTAATTTTAAGGGCGATACTTCAAGTGCGAGCAAAAAACCAGCGACTTTAGAGACCGGTGCGGTTGTGCAAGTGCCTTTCCATGTTTTAGAGGGTGAGATTATTAAGGTTAATACCGAAACAGAAGAGTATCTTGAAAAAGTGAAATAG
- a CDS encoding LlaJI family restriction endonuclease, whose translation MFNLKACCFTDNELNDDFVGVRSVNNDLQICFPLGFDIGGDKSIRENIKKLISVLLEYNKTFAYENLLNNKNDIIISNFPLKSYKNIIEYFLSHGYYTENKSYYENSAKGKINFSKIIKKNRPIIQNLNNKNSFVYTRFQVKKKMINENELITAINKYCVYEAFSKFGFVFSSFMPPKFKLPTDKNYCIYLLENKLNHTFNDNKKTLFQSMKNILLHDDGVLDKTDFKFGTYNFYVIWEKMIDKAFGIKNKEVYFPKIKWNLHYSKQKSDCVLQPDSIMLFEDKIYILDAKYYKYGVSGVANDLPNSASIIKQIVYGEYVAKLEAKKEIYSIFLMPFNRFNNPLKLNNIFENIGFANGEWRDNLKRYENIQTILIDTKFLMQNYNKKSNNLLKLLVKNVQQNKI comes from the coding sequence ATGTTTAATTTAAAAGCGTGTTGTTTTACAGACAATGAATTGAATGATGATTTTGTAGGTGTTAGAAGCGTCAATAATGACTTGCAAATTTGTTTCCCACTAGGATTTGATATAGGCGGTGATAAAAGCATCAGAGAAAATATAAAAAAACTCATTTCTGTTCTTTTGGAATATAACAAAACATTTGCATATGAAAATTTGTTAAATAATAAAAATGATATTATAATCTCAAATTTTCCACTTAAATCATATAAAAATATCATAGAATATTTTTTATCACATGGTTACTACACAGAAAATAAAAGCTATTATGAAAATAGTGCAAAAGGCAAGATAAATTTTTCTAAAATAATTAAGAAAAATAGACCCATTATTCAAAATCTTAATAATAAAAACTCTTTTGTCTATACTCGTTTTCAAGTTAAAAAGAAAATGATAAATGAAAATGAATTGATAACAGCTATAAACAAATATTGCGTGTATGAAGCGTTTTCTAAATTTGGCTTTGTTTTTAGCTCGTTTATGCCACCAAAATTCAAACTACCTACTGATAAAAATTATTGCATTTATCTGCTTGAAAATAAATTAAATCACACATTTAATGATAACAAAAAAACCCTTTTTCAATCCATGAAAAATATTCTTTTGCACGATGATGGTGTTCTAGATAAGACTGATTTTAAATTTGGAACATATAATTTTTATGTTATTTGGGAAAAAATGATAGACAAAGCATTTGGTATCAAAAATAAAGAAGTTTATTTCCCTAAAATAAAATGGAATTTGCACTATTCTAAGCAAAAATCTGATTGTGTATTACAACCAGATAGCATCATGTTGTTTGAAGATAAAATTTATATATTAGATGCAAAATACTATAAATATGGTGTAAGTGGTGTTGCAAACGATTTACCCAATAGTGCATCCATAATAAAACAGATTGTCTATGGCGAATATGTGGCAAAACTGGAAGCAAAAAAAGAGATTTACAGTATCTTTTTAATGCCATTTAACAGATTTAACAATCCTCTAAAATTAAATAATATTTTTGAAAATATAGGCTTTGCAAATGGAGAGTGGAGAGACAATCTAAAGCGATATGAAAACATACAAACAATTTTAATAGACACTAAATTTTTAATGCAAAATTACAATAAAAAATCCAATAATCTTTTAAAATTACTAGTAAAAAATGTGCAACAAAATAAAATATAA
- a CDS encoding ABC transporter ATP-binding protein, which yields MIKAVNISHAFEKPLYSGVNLHIKPKESLAILGVSGSGKSTLLSHLATMLKPNSGTISLLEHQDIYALNSKKLLELRRLKVGIVFQAHYLFKGFSALENLQVASIIAKQEIDHSILEKLGIAHTLKQGVGELSGGQQQRLSIARVLSKKPKIIIADEPTGNLDTTSANQVISMLQSYIVEKEGALVLATHDEHLAFTCSQVYRLEKEVLIKEK from the coding sequence ATGATTAAAGCCGTTAATATTTCTCATGCCTTTGAAAAGCCCCTTTATAGCGGCGTGAATTTACACATTAAACCCAAAGAAAGCCTAGCGATTTTAGGCGTAAGTGGGAGCGGAAAAAGCACGCTTTTAAGCCATTTAGCCACCATGCTAAAACCAAATAGCGGAACGATTAGCTTGTTAGAACACCAAGATATTTATGCCTTAAATTCCAAAAAGCTTTTAGAATTACGGCGCTTAAAAGTGGGTATAGTCTTTCAAGCACATTATCTTTTTAAGGGTTTTAGCGCTTTAGAAAACTTGCAAGTCGCTTCAATCATAGCCAAGCAAGAAATAGATCATTCCATCTTAGAAAAATTAGGCATAGCCCACACCCTAAAGCAAGGCGTGGGCGAATTAAGCGGTGGCCAGCAACAACGATTAAGCATCGCTAGAGTGCTTTCTAAAAAACCCAAAATCATTATCGCTGATGAACCTACTGGGAATTTAGACACCACGAGCGCTAATCAAGTTATTAGCATGCTGCAAAGCTATATTGTAGAAAAAGAAGGGGCGTTAGTTTTAGCCACGCATGATGAACATTTAGCTTTCACTTGCTCTCAAGTCTATCGCTTAGAAAAAGAAGTTTTGATTAAGGAAAAATAA
- a CDS encoding tetratricopeptide repeat protein, protein MPLETITLARIYEEQGFLKEALQIYANILEKTPNHQEALKQMKRLEKIQNNLAHFKHNALLERHYLNFIKGDFLNVENLEKWLVEWN, encoded by the coding sequence ATGCCATTAGAAACCATCACGCTCGCTCGTATTTATGAAGAACAAGGGTTTTTAAAAGAAGCGTTGCAAATTTATGCGAATATTTTAGAAAAAACCCCTAACCATCAAGAGGCCTTAAAACAAATGAAACGATTAGAAAAAATCCAAAACAATCTCGCTCATTTCAAGCACAACGCACTATTGGAACGGCATTATTTAAATTTTATCAAAGGGGATTTTTTGAATGTTGAGAATTTAGAAAAATGGCTGGTAGAATGGAATTGA
- a CDS encoding EI24 domain-containing protein codes for MVLSLSILKKSFEDFLSTRMLLINLGPILLSLAFFGIVFYYDGESIVRYCQTLLPQSLNDYAHAQGFFSSVFAWVFKALVYFLIFWIVIFLSLVINIFVSIFYTPLVVSYLHQKYYSHVVLEEFGSILFSIKYFLKSLLFMLLLMAVLTPFYSIPFIGIFGVFFSTIVHFLFFKNTMSLDIASAIFNHQSYQNLLKQHRLKHYRFSFFCYLFSLIPFFNFFATLLQTLMLTHYFFILKEKEC; via the coding sequence ATGGTTTTGTCTTTATCTATCCTTAAAAAAAGCTTTGAAGATTTTTTAAGCACTAGAATGCTTTTAATCAATCTTGGTCCCATTCTTTTGAGTTTGGCGTTTTTTGGAATTGTTTTTTACTACGATGGCGAGAGCATTGTGAGATATTGCCAAACCTTATTACCGCAATCTTTAAATGATTATGCCCATGCTCAAGGCTTTTTTTCTAGCGTGTTTGCATGGGTTTTTAAAGCGTTAGTGTATTTTCTTATTTTTTGGATCGTGATTTTTTTGAGTTTAGTCATCAATATTTTTGTGTCTATTTTTTACACCCCTTTAGTGGTTTCCTATTTGCACCAAAAATATTATTCCCATGTTGTTTTAGAAGAATTTGGCTCTATCCTTTTTTCTATTAAATATTTTTTAAAATCGCTCCTTTTTATGCTTTTATTGATGGCGGTTTTAACGCCCTTTTATTCCATTCCTTTTATAGGGATTTTTGGGGTCTTTTTTTCTACAATCGTGCATTTCCTCTTTTTTAAAAACACCATGAGTTTGGATATAGCTAGTGCAATTTTTAATCATCAAAGTTATCAAAACCTCCTCAAACAACACCGTTTGAAGCATTATCGTTTTTCATTTTTTTGCTATCTTTTTTCTCTAATCCCTTTTTTTAATTTTTTTGCCACCTTGTTGCAAACCCTCATGCTCACGCACTACTTTTTTATCCTTAAAGAAAAAGAATGCTAG
- the prfB gene encoding peptide chain release factor 2: protein MDNYTYSELLKSLQNKCDNIALIIKPEKVKQKLERIEKEQEDPNFWQDVLKARDTNKEKVRLNRLLETYQKTKNALDESVELFEIAQNDNDEVTLSLLYEEAPILEHGVQKVEIEIMLSGEHDASNAIITIQPGAGGTESQDWASILYRMYLRWAERRGFKSEILDYQDGEEAGIKGVAFIIKGENAYGYLKNESGVHRLVRISPFDANAKRHTSFASVQISPELDDDIDIEIDEKDVRYDYYRASGAGGQHVNKTESAVRITHFPTGIVVQCQNDRSQHKNKASALKMLKSKLYELELEKQQSTAKNEEKSEIGWGHQIRSYVLAPYQQVKDARSNIAYSNVEAILDGDIDAILEGVLIAKA from the coding sequence GTGGATAACTACACTTATAGCGAATTGTTAAAAAGCTTGCAAAACAAATGCGATAATATCGCCTTAATCATCAAGCCTGAAAAGGTCAAACAGAAATTAGAACGCATTGAAAAAGAGCAAGAAGACCCTAATTTTTGGCAAGATGTCTTAAAAGCCAGAGACACCAATAAAGAAAAAGTGCGCTTAAACCGCTTGCTAGAAACCTATCAAAAAACCAAAAACGCTTTAGATGAAAGCGTAGAATTGTTTGAGATCGCCCAAAACGATAACGATGAAGTTACTTTGTCTTTACTTTATGAAGAGGCTCCTATTTTAGAACATGGTGTGCAAAAGGTAGAAATTGAAATCATGTTAAGCGGCGAACATGACGCTTCAAACGCCATTATCACCATTCAGCCTGGAGCGGGGGGGACTGAAAGCCAGGATTGGGCGAGTATTTTGTATCGCATGTATTTGAGGTGGGCAGAAAGAAGGGGTTTTAAAAGCGAGATTTTAGATTATCAAGATGGCGAAGAAGCAGGCATTAAAGGGGTAGCCTTTATTATTAAGGGCGAAAACGCTTATGGCTATTTGAAAAATGAAAGCGGTGTGCATAGGCTTGTTAGGATCTCACCCTTTGATGCAAACGCCAAACGGCACACGAGTTTTGCGAGCGTGCAAATTAGCCCTGAATTGGATGATGATATTGATATAGAAATTGATGAAAAAGATGTCCGCTATGATTATTATAGGGCTAGTGGGGCAGGTGGTCAGCATGTCAATAAAACAGAAAGCGCGGTTAGGATCACGCATTTTCCCACCGGTATTGTGGTGCAATGCCAAAACGACAGAAGCCAACATAAAAACAAAGCGAGCGCCTTAAAAATGCTTAAATCCAAGCTTTATGAATTGGAATTAGAAAAACAACAAAGCACCGCCAAAAATGAAGAAAAAAGCGAGATCGGTTGGGGGCATCAAATAAGAAGCTATGTCCTAGCCCCCTACCAGCAAGTCAAAGACGCTCGCTCCAATATCGCTTATAGCAATGTGGAAGCGATTTTAGATGGCGATATTGACGCCATTTTAGAGGGTGTTTTGATCGCTAAAGCTTAA
- a CDS encoding class II fructose-bisphosphate aldolase: MLVRGNEILLKAHKEGYGVGAFNFVNFEMLNAIFEAGNEENSPLFIQASEGAIKYMGIDMTVGMVKIMCERYPHIPVALHLDHGTTFESCEKAVKAGFTSVMIDASHHAFEENLELTSKVVKMAHNAGVSVEAELGRLMGIEDNISVDEKDAVLVNPKEAEQFVKESQVDYLAPAIGTSHGAFKFKGEPKLDFERLQEVKRLTNIPLVLHGASAIPDNVRKSYLDAGGDLKGSRGVPFEFLQESVKGGINKVNTDTDLRIAFIAEVRKVANEDKSQFDLRKFFAPAQLALKNVVKGRMKLLGSSNKI; this comes from the coding sequence ATGCTGGTTAGAGGTAATGAAATCTTATTGAAAGCCCATAAGGAAGGTTATGGGGTAGGGGCGTTTAACTTTGTGAATTTTGAAATGCTAAACGCCATTTTTGAAGCAGGAAACGAGGAAAATTCTCCGCTTTTCATTCAAGCGAGTGAAGGGGCGATCAAATACATGGGGATTGATATGACAGTAGGCATGGTGAAAATCATGTGCGAACGCTACCCACACATTCCTGTAGCTTTACACCTAGATCATGGCACGACTTTTGAAAGCTGTGAAAAAGCCGTGAAAGCGGGTTTCACTTCTGTGATGATTGATGCATCTCATCATGCTTTTGAAGAAAATTTGGAATTGACTTCTAAAGTGGTCAAAATGGCACATAACGCTGGAGTGAGCGTGGAAGCGGAGTTGGGGCGTTTAATGGGGATTGAAGACAATATTTCAGTAGATGAAAAAGACGCTGTGCTAGTGAATCCTAAAGAAGCAGAGCAGTTTGTCAAAGAATCTCAAGTGGATTATTTAGCCCCAGCCATTGGGACAAGCCATGGAGCGTTTAAGTTTAAGGGTGAGCCAAAATTGGATTTTGAACGCTTGCAAGAAGTCAAAAGACTCACTAATATCCCTTTAGTTTTGCATGGAGCGAGCGCGATACCGGATAATGTAAGAAAGTCTTATTTGGACGCTGGAGGCGATTTGAAAGGTTCTAGAGGCGTGCCTTTTGAATTTTTACAAGAATCCGTAAAAGGGGGGATCAATAAGGTCAATACCGACACGGACTTAAGGATCGCTTTTATTGCAGAAGTGCGCAAGGTGGCCAATGAAGATAAGAGCCAATTTGATTTGAGGAAGTTTTTCGCTCCGGCCCAATTAGCGCTTAAAAATGTGGTCAAAGGGCGCATGAAACTTTTGGGTAGCTCTAATAAAATTTAA
- the cheZ gene encoding protein phosphatase CheZ, translating into MTQEELDALMSGGDLEKLEALEAETKEEAKEELAKESKENCNSSEKMIVKKEDAEKYGKISPNEWPPPPPTEEHKVVHQLDDVTRDSEVKATQIFDQLDLIGASAEKIAKMVKKIQEPLKKHQEIFENLHAHFPNIESFKTVLNEQQEILNALKTIEEEANNCSDSSMQAMDIMQFQDIHRQKIERVVNVMRALSQYMNSLFEGKIDDSKRVGSATYITGDDDKDLASADDIEALIASFGAK; encoded by the coding sequence ATGACACAAGAAGAATTAGACGCTTTAATGAGTGGGGGCGATTTAGAAAAATTAGAAGCTTTAGAGGCTGAGACTAAAGAAGAAGCTAAAGAAGAGCTCGCTAAAGAGAGTAAAGAAAATTGTAACTCTAGCGAAAAAATGATTGTCAAAAAAGAAGATGCTGAAAAATACGGCAAGATTAGTCCTAACGAATGGCCTCCCCCTCCCCCCACTGAAGAGCATAAGGTCGTGCATCAATTAGACGATGTTACAAGAGATTCTGAAGTGAAAGCCACGCAAATTTTTGATCAATTGGATTTGATTGGGGCTAGTGCTGAAAAAATCGCCAAAATGGTTAAAAAAATCCAAGAACCTCTAAAAAAACACCAAGAAATTTTTGAAAATTTGCATGCCCATTTCCCTAACATTGAATCTTTTAAAACCGTGCTCAATGAACAGCAAGAAATCCTAAACGCCCTAAAAACGATTGAAGAAGAAGCCAATAATTGCTCGGATAGCTCCATGCAAGCGATGGATATTATGCAATTTCAAGATATTCACCGCCAAAAAATTGAACGGGTAGTCAATGTCATGCGAGCGCTCAGCCAATACATGAACTCGCTTTTTGAAGGCAAAATTGATGATTCCAAGCGTGTGGGTTCAGCGACTTATATCACCGGCGATGACGATAAAGATTTAGCTAGTGCTGATGATATTGAAGCGTTGATCGCTTCTTTTGGAGCCAAGTAA
- a CDS encoding peptidase U32 family protein: MAELLSPAGNLKKLKIALNYGADAVYGGVSHFSLRNRASKEFTLETFKEGIDYAHALNKKVYATINGFPFNSQLKLLEEHISKMAELEPDAFIIATPGVVKLALKIAPRIPIHLSTQANVLNVLDAQVFYDLGVKRIVCARELSLNDAIEIKKTLPNLELEIFVHGSMCFAFSGRCLISALQKGRVPNRGSCANDCRFDYEYYVKNPDNGVMMRLVEEEGVGTHIFNAKDLNLSSHIAEILSSNAISALKIEGRTKSSYYAAQTTRIYRLAIDDFYHNTFRPNFYTSELNTLKNRGFTDGYLMRRPFERLDTQNHQTAISEGDFQVSGEVTEDGRFFACKFTTTTNIAYEIITPKNAAITPIVNEIGKIYTFEKRYYLVLYKILLENNTELETIHSGNVNLVRLPTLLPAFSFLRTQVESKMGFD, translated from the coding sequence GTGGCAGAATTACTCTCTCCAGCCGGTAATTTAAAAAAGCTTAAAATCGCTCTCAACTATGGGGCTGATGCGGTTTATGGGGGAGTGAGCCATTTTTCTTTACGCAATCGTGCGAGCAAAGAATTCACTTTAGAGACCTTTAAAGAAGGCATTGATTACGCGCATGCACTGAATAAAAAAGTCTATGCCACGATCAATGGTTTCCCTTTCAATTCACAGCTCAAACTTTTAGAAGAACACATCTCTAAAATGGCAGAGCTAGAGCCGGACGCTTTTATTATCGCTACGCCTGGTGTCGTCAAACTCGCTTTAAAAATCGCCCCACGCATCCCTATCCATTTATCCACGCAAGCGAATGTTTTAAATGTGTTAGATGCACAAGTGTTTTATGATTTAGGGGTTAAACGCATTGTGTGTGCCAGGGAATTGAGCTTGAATGATGCGATTGAAATTAAAAAAACCTTACCTAATTTAGAATTAGAAATTTTTGTGCATGGGAGCATGTGCTTTGCTTTTTCGGGGCGTTGCTTGATTTCGGCTTTACAAAAGGGGCGCGTGCCCAATCGGGGGAGTTGTGCGAATGATTGCCGTTTTGATTATGAATATTATGTCAAAAACCCTGATAATGGCGTAATGATGCGATTAGTTGAAGAAGAGGGCGTAGGCACGCATATTTTTAACGCTAAAGATTTGAATCTCTCTAGCCATATCGCTGAAATTTTAAGTTCAAACGCCATCAGTGCACTTAAGATTGAAGGGCGCACCAAGTCCAGTTACTATGCCGCGCAAACCACGCGCATCTATCGTTTAGCGATTGATGATTTTTATCACAACACCTTTAGACCCAACTTTTATACTAGCGAATTGAACACGCTTAAAAATAGGGGTTTTACCGATGGCTATTTGATGCGAAGGCCTTTTGAAAGGCTAGACACTCAAAACCACCAAACAGCCATTAGTGAAGGGGATTTTCAAGTCAGTGGCGAAGTGACCGAAGATGGGCGTTTTTTTGCGTGCAAATTCACCACCACCACTAACATCGCCTATGAAATCATCACCCCAAAAAATGCGGCTATCACGCCCATAGTCAATGAAATTGGCAAGATTTATACCTTTGAAAAACGCTATTATTTGGTGCTTTATAAAATCCTTTTAGAAAATAACACCGAGTTAGAAACTATCCATAGCGGGAATGTGAATTTAGTGCGACTGCCCACGCTTTTACCGGCGTTTAGTTTTTTACGCACCCAAGTGGAGTCTAAAATGGGATTTGATTGA
- a CDS encoding peptidylprolyl isomerase, with the protein MKKGILSLALMGMLSASFLGAKPAHNTANNSKKTTDASAGVLATVDGKPITKSDFDAIKQRNPNFDFDKLKEEEKKALVEQAIRTVLVENEAKTEKLDSTPEFKAMIDAVKKQALVEFWAKKQAEQVKKVKIPEKEMQDFYNANKEQIFVKQEAHARHILVKSEDEAKRIISEIDKQPKTKREAKFIELANRDTIDPNSKNAQNGGDLGKFQKNQMAPDFSKAAFALTPGNYTKTPIKTEFGYHIIYLISKDNPVTYTYEQAKPTIKGMLQEKLFQERMNQKIEQLRKQAKIVINDKL; encoded by the coding sequence ATGAAAAAAGGTATTTTAAGTTTAGCGTTAATGGGTATGTTGAGTGCATCGTTTTTGGGGGCTAAGCCTGCTCACAACACGGCTAATAACAGCAAAAAAACGACTGATGCTTCAGCAGGCGTGTTAGCAACAGTGGATGGCAAGCCCATCACTAAAAGCGATTTTGATGCGATCAAGCAACGAAACCCTAATTTTGATTTTGACAAGCTTAAAGAAGAAGAAAAAAAGGCTTTGGTTGAGCAAGCCATTCGCACTGTGCTTGTGGAAAATGAAGCTAAAACCGAAAAATTGGATAGCACTCCAGAATTTAAGGCGATGATTGATGCGGTTAAAAAACAGGCTTTAGTGGAATTTTGGGCTAAAAAACAAGCCGAACAAGTGAAAAAAGTTAAAATTCCAGAAAAAGAAATGCAAGATTTTTATAACGCCAATAAAGAGCAAATTTTTGTGAAACAAGAAGCGCACGCCAGACATATTTTAGTGAAAAGCGAAGATGAGGCTAAAAGGATTATTTCTGAAATTGACAAACAGCCAAAGACTAAAAGAGAAGCTAAATTCATTGAGTTGGCTAATCGTGATACGATCGATCCTAACAGCAAAAACGCGCAAAATGGTGGCGATTTAGGGAAATTCCAAAAAAACCAAATGGCTCCGGATTTTTCTAAAGCCGCTTTTGCCTTAACTCCTGGGAATTACACTAAAACCCCTATTAAAACGGAGTTTGGTTATCATATTATCTATTTGATCTCCAAAGATAACCCTGTAACTTACACTTACGAGCAAGCTAAACCCACTATTAAAGGCATGTTGCAAGAAAAGCTTTTCCAAGAGCGCATGAATCAAAAAATTGAGCAACTAAGGAAGCAGGCTAAGATTGTTATCAACGATAAATTATGA